A single window of Anaerocolumna chitinilytica DNA harbors:
- the mgrA gene encoding L-glyceraldehyde 3-phosphate reductase translates to MYQANEKRYETMVYKRCGNSGLRLPALSLGLWHNFGSVNNYDNMIKLVTTAFDHGITHFDLANNYGPVPGSAEENFGMILKKELKPYRDEIIISSKAGYYMWPGPYGDWGSKKYLMSSLDQSLKRLGVDYVDIFYHHRPDPDTPLEETMGALDQIVRSGKALYVGISNYKGEQAEKAIKILKELGTPLLIHQPSYNMFNRAAETDLFPVLDSYKVGSIAFCPLAQGLLTNKYLGGIPEDSRAADPNSPFLRPDSVTEDTVRKVQQLDILAKERGQSMAQMALAWALRKDTVTTALIGASKASQITENVETLKNLAFSEEELRRIDQILIG, encoded by the coding sequence ATGTATCAAGCGAATGAGAAACGTTATGAAACCATGGTATACAAACGCTGCGGAAACAGCGGCCTGAGACTTCCAGCTCTTTCATTGGGATTATGGCACAATTTTGGTTCCGTAAATAATTATGACAATATGATTAAACTGGTTACTACTGCTTTTGACCACGGAATTACGCACTTTGATCTGGCTAATAACTATGGTCCGGTTCCAGGTTCCGCAGAAGAAAACTTCGGTATGATTCTAAAAAAGGAATTAAAACCTTACCGTGATGAAATAATTATCTCCTCAAAAGCAGGCTACTATATGTGGCCCGGCCCTTATGGAGACTGGGGCAGTAAAAAGTACCTGATGTCCAGCCTGGACCAGAGTTTAAAGCGTCTCGGAGTGGACTATGTGGATATATTCTACCATCATAGACCAGATCCTGATACCCCTTTGGAAGAAACCATGGGAGCTCTTGATCAGATTGTACGCTCCGGTAAGGCACTCTATGTCGGAATCTCCAATTATAAGGGCGAGCAGGCAGAAAAAGCCATCAAGATATTAAAGGAGCTTGGTACTCCGCTTCTCATCCATCAGCCTAGTTACAACATGTTTAACCGTGCTGCTGAAACAGACCTCTTCCCCGTACTAGATTCCTATAAAGTCGGAAGTATTGCCTTTTGTCCTTTAGCACAAGGTCTTTTGACTAATAAATATTTAGGCGGAATTCCGGAGGATTCCAGAGCTGCTGATCCTAATAGCCCTTTCCTTCGCCCGGATTCTGTTACAGAGGATACTGTAAGAAAAGTACAGCAATTAGATATTCTGGCAAAAGAACGTGGACAGAGCATGGCTCAAATGGCTCTTGCTTGGGCATTACGAAAAGATACTGTTACCACCGCACTCATAGGAGCAAGTAAGGCATCACAGATTACAGAGAATGTAGAGACACTTAAGAATCTTGCTTTTTCAGAAGAGGAATTAAGAAGAATTGATCAGATATTAATAGGATAA
- a CDS encoding ATP-dependent helicase: MEINQSQLAAIRHHTGPMMVLAGPGSGKTLVITRRVQHLIEEYGAAPSNVLVITFTKAAAEEMKERFHRLTGSKHHGISFGTFHSVFFTILKYAYGYNASNIIRDDQRYAFIKEIIHKLSLEVEDEKEYSEEILSEISLVKGERLDLEHYYSINCSDDNFKKIYRAYENKLADSNLIDFDDMLVLCFELLSARPDILSLWQNKFQYILIDEFQDINKIQYDVIRLLAKPLNNLFIVGDDDQAIYRFRGARPEIMLHFGDDYPDSKRIELTNNYRCAGKIVQCASALIKNNAKRYGKEIRSAVALSGEVAIRSFENLKAQNLSVVGEILKYNKSGIDFSQIAVLFRTNIQPRALVEKMMEYNIPFQMRDRIPNLYEHWISQDIIAYIRLAMGERERRYFLQIANRPNRYINREALKESQIDFLNLRKFYGDKDWMLDRIDRLEYDLNLIKTMNPYGALTYIRKGVGYEGFIEEYARVRNLKSEELIEVLDELSESAKGYDTFTAWFLHMDEYKEELKVKAKEAREMGGSRVTLATMHSSKGLEYQVVFIVDANEGITPYRKAILEADMEEERRLFYVAVTRAKEYLHIYASKERYGKELTLSRFVGEMLVDRDTLTPGTLVEHKTYGKGSIKTNQDGKITIYFEEKAVYKTMNLDYCIQNRLLTLLAN, from the coding sequence ATGGAAATAAACCAGTCGCAGCTTGCGGCAATCAGACATCACACCGGGCCCATGATGGTGCTTGCAGGGCCCGGTTCCGGAAAAACACTTGTAATTACCAGAAGGGTACAGCACTTGATTGAGGAATACGGTGCTGCCCCTTCTAATGTCCTGGTTATTACCTTTACCAAAGCCGCGGCAGAGGAGATGAAGGAGCGTTTTCATAGATTAACCGGATCGAAGCATCATGGAATATCCTTTGGAACTTTTCATTCGGTGTTCTTTACCATATTGAAATATGCATATGGGTATAATGCATCTAATATTATCAGAGACGATCAGCGTTACGCTTTTATAAAAGAAATTATTCACAAGCTTTCCCTGGAGGTAGAAGATGAGAAGGAATATTCAGAGGAAATCCTATCAGAAATCAGCCTTGTCAAAGGAGAAAGACTTGATTTGGAGCATTATTACTCTATAAATTGTTCCGATGATAATTTTAAGAAGATATACCGTGCTTATGAAAATAAGCTTGCAGATTCTAATCTCATAGACTTCGATGACATGCTGGTGCTGTGCTTCGAGCTCTTAAGCGCAAGACCGGACATTCTTTCTTTGTGGCAGAATAAATTCCAATACATCTTAATCGATGAATTCCAGGATATTAACAAAATTCAATATGATGTTATCAGACTTTTAGCGAAACCTCTTAATAATCTTTTTATTGTAGGTGATGACGATCAAGCCATCTATCGCTTTAGAGGGGCAAGACCTGAAATCATGCTGCACTTTGGAGACGATTATCCGGACAGTAAAAGGATTGAGCTGACCAATAACTATCGTTGTGCAGGAAAAATCGTGCAATGTGCTTCTGCACTGATTAAGAACAATGCCAAACGTTATGGTAAAGAGATAAGATCCGCTGTAGCATTAAGCGGGGAAGTCGCAATCCGCTCCTTTGAGAATTTAAAAGCCCAGAATCTGTCTGTGGTTGGAGAAATCTTAAAGTATAATAAAAGCGGAATTGATTTTTCACAAATAGCCGTATTATTTCGAACCAATATCCAGCCAAGAGCACTAGTGGAAAAAATGATGGAATATAATATCCCCTTTCAAATGAGAGACCGTATTCCAAATCTTTATGAGCATTGGATATCCCAGGATATTATTGCATATATCAGATTGGCAATGGGAGAACGTGAAAGAAGATATTTTCTGCAGATAGCCAACAGGCCGAATCGCTATATAAACAGGGAAGCTTTAAAAGAGTCACAGATAGACTTCCTGAATTTAAGAAAATTCTACGGTGATAAGGACTGGATGTTAGACCGCATTGATAGGCTGGAATATGATTTAAACCTGATTAAAACAATGAATCCCTATGGGGCACTCACTTATATTCGAAAAGGTGTTGGCTATGAAGGATTCATTGAGGAGTATGCCAGAGTCAGAAACTTGAAATCAGAGGAGTTAATAGAGGTGCTGGATGAATTATCGGAAAGTGCCAAAGGATATGATACTTTCACTGCCTGGTTCTTACATATGGATGAGTACAAAGAGGAATTAAAGGTGAAGGCAAAAGAGGCCAGAGAAATGGGCGGGAGCAGAGTAACCTTAGCAACAATGCATAGTTCTAAAGGTTTGGAATATCAGGTTGTTTTCATTGTAGACGCGAACGAAGGAATTACACCTTACCGTAAAGCAATCCTGGAAGCTGATATGGAAGAAGAGCGGAGGCTTTTTTATGTGGCGGTAACCAGAGCAAAAGAGTATCTTCATATATATGCTTCAAAAGAAAGATATGGGAAGGAACTTACCTTATCCAGATTCGTAGGTGAGATGCTCGTAGACCGGGATACCTTAACACCGGGGACGCTTGTAGAGCATAAAACTTATGGAAAGGGTTCCATTAAAACCAATCAGGATGGTAAGATTACTATTTACTTTGAAGAAAAAGCTGTCTATAAAACAATGAATCTGGACTATTGTATTCAAAACAGACTTTTAACATTGTTAGCTAATTGA
- the gltX gene encoding glutamate--tRNA ligase, producing MKKVRTRFAPSPTGRMHVGNLRTALYEYLIAKHEGGDFLLRIEDTDQERFVEGATEIIYNTLKKTGLVHDEGPDKDGGYGPYVQSERQASGIYLQYAKELIEKGEAYYCFCTKERLATLKSVVSEEEEKEIIKYDKHCLHLSKEEIEANLAAGIPYVIRQNIPMEGTTTFTDAIYGEITVDNAELDDMILIKSDGYPTYNFANVVDDHLMDITHVVRGNEYLSSTPKYTRLYHAFGWEEPIYVHCPLITNEEHKKLSKRSGHSSFEDLLEQGFVTEAIVNFIALLGWSSGTNEELFTLEELIKEFDYTHINKSPAVFDMAKLRWMNGEYIKNMDSEKYYELILPHVKEVVHKDYDLKKIADLIKSRMETLLDAKDMIDFFEELPDYDTAMYTHKKMKTDSEISLQVLIEQLPLLEALEDYSVEGIEKVIMGYITEKGIKNGTGLWPLRTAVSGKQSTPGGAYEIMNIIGKEESLRRIKVGIEKLRQG from the coding sequence ATGAAAAAAGTAAGAACCAGATTTGCACCAAGTCCTACAGGAAGAATGCACGTAGGTAATTTAAGAACTGCTCTCTATGAGTATCTGATAGCAAAGCATGAAGGAGGAGATTTCCTTCTGCGTATTGAAGATACAGATCAGGAACGGTTTGTGGAAGGTGCAACGGAGATTATATATAACACGTTAAAAAAGACCGGACTGGTACATGATGAGGGACCAGATAAAGACGGAGGCTATGGCCCTTATGTTCAGAGTGAGCGGCAAGCAAGCGGAATTTACCTTCAATATGCAAAAGAGCTTATTGAAAAAGGAGAGGCATACTACTGCTTCTGTACCAAAGAACGTTTAGCTACCTTAAAAAGTGTAGTGTCTGAGGAAGAGGAGAAGGAGATTATTAAGTATGATAAGCATTGCCTTCACCTAAGCAAAGAAGAAATCGAAGCCAATCTGGCAGCAGGAATTCCCTATGTTATCCGTCAGAATATTCCTATGGAAGGAACCACAACATTTACGGATGCCATATATGGTGAGATAACTGTAGATAACGCAGAACTTGATGACATGATTCTCATTAAGTCCGATGGCTATCCTACTTACAACTTTGCTAACGTAGTAGACGACCACCTGATGGATATTACACATGTAGTAAGAGGAAATGAGTATTTATCTTCCACGCCGAAATACACCAGACTTTATCATGCTTTTGGCTGGGAGGAGCCAATCTATGTACATTGCCCTCTGATTACCAACGAAGAGCACAAGAAACTTTCAAAAAGAAGCGGTCATTCCTCTTTTGAAGATTTATTAGAGCAGGGCTTTGTGACAGAAGCAATCGTGAACTTTATTGCTCTTCTTGGATGGAGCTCAGGGACGAATGAAGAGCTCTTTACACTGGAAGAATTAATTAAAGAATTTGATTACACTCATATTAATAAGTCTCCGGCAGTCTTTGACATGGCGAAATTAAGATGGATGAACGGTGAATACATTAAAAACATGGATAGTGAAAAGTACTATGAACTTATTCTTCCCCATGTTAAAGAAGTTGTTCACAAGGACTATGATTTAAAGAAAATAGCTGACCTGATTAAGAGCCGCATGGAAACTTTACTGGATGCTAAGGATATGATAGATTTCTTTGAAGAACTTCCGGATTATGATACCGCTATGTATACCCACAAGAAGATGAAGACGGATTCCGAAATCTCTCTGCAGGTTTTGATTGAGCAGCTTCCGCTTTTAGAGGCTCTTGAGGATTACTCTGTAGAGGGCATTGAAAAAGTAATTATGGGATACATTACAGAAAAAGGCATCAAGAATGGTACAGGACTCTGGCCCCTTCGTACGGCAGTATCCGGTAAGCAGTCAACTCCCGGAGGTGCTTATGAGATTATGAACATCATCGGTAAAGAGGAGAGCCTTCGAAGAATTAAGGTTGGTATTGAGAAATTAAGGCAGGGATAA
- a CDS encoding zinc ribbon domain-containing protein — translation MICKSCGRTIENANANFCDYCGASLREQGFQEFHTAEIHQNNEVKENDKPVSFGNWFGSMILPFIPIVGSVLYLVMLLYWSFSGKVPASKKNWARASFIVLIMSIILVVFYLEWFMQQAGVNGVDINSYIQQLYGK, via the coding sequence ATGATTTGCAAATCCTGTGGGAGAACGATAGAAAATGCCAACGCAAATTTTTGTGATTATTGCGGCGCATCCTTAAGAGAACAGGGATTTCAGGAGTTTCATACAGCAGAGATTCATCAGAATAATGAAGTGAAAGAAAATGATAAACCGGTATCCTTTGGAAATTGGTTTGGCAGTATGATTCTTCCATTTATACCGATTGTAGGAAGTGTTTTGTATCTTGTTATGCTTTTATACTGGTCATTTTCAGGTAAAGTTCCTGCAAGTAAGAAGAATTGGGCAAGAGCATCATTTATTGTATTAATAATGTCAATTATTCTTGTGGTATTTTATCTGGAATGGTTTATGCAACAAGCTGGAGTTAATGGGGTTGATATCAATAGTTACATACAGCAGCTCTACGGAAAATAA